One Arthrobacter sp. FW306-07-I genomic window carries:
- a CDS encoding HPP family protein has translation MNTPVLERAKKNWNKLGAGLYAGVLGIVVLAVSGAAGLLFHLPWLFPSLGPTVMLFLESPEQKASRPVNTLVGHGVGLLAGALCLYALGLQDQLSATVGGLTPLHVLSGVLSVGLTTLVLTWLGLPHPPAGATTLIVSLGILSAPVQLASMAGAIILITVVGWGLNVLLGTRPADKT, from the coding sequence ATGAACACACCCGTGCTGGAACGGGCCAAGAAGAACTGGAACAAGCTGGGCGCCGGGCTGTACGCGGGTGTCCTGGGTATTGTCGTCCTCGCCGTCAGCGGCGCGGCGGGGCTCCTGTTCCATCTGCCCTGGCTGTTTCCCAGCCTCGGCCCCACGGTGATGCTGTTCTTGGAGTCTCCCGAACAGAAGGCTTCCAGGCCGGTCAACACCCTGGTGGGGCATGGGGTGGGGCTGTTGGCCGGGGCACTCTGCCTTTATGCCCTGGGCCTGCAGGACCAGCTGTCCGCTACGGTGGGCGGACTGACCCCGCTGCACGTCCTCAGTGGCGTGCTCTCGGTGGGGCTCACCACCCTGGTGCTGACCTGGCTGGGCCTGCCCCACCCGCCCGCCGGGGCAACCACCCTGATCGTCAGCCTCGGCATCCTGTCCGCTCCGGTCCAGCTGGCGTCCATGGCAGGGGCCATCATCCTGATCACGGTGGTGGGGTGGGGGCTCAACGTTCTGTTGGGGACGCGGCCGGCCGATAAGACGTAA
- a CDS encoding 4-hydroxybenzoate 3-monooxygenase: MARKIITTQVAIMGGGPAGLMLSHLLYMAGIDSTVVEIRSHEQIAHTVRAGILEHGTVNLLVDSGVSDRVLRDGDRHDGIELRFNGESHRIDFKDLVGESVWLYPQTDVFLDLAARRKDDGGDVRYSVSDTSVHDLEGKPKVWFTDADGAEFEIQADFLVGADGSRSHCRTQIPEAKRKRYFHEYPFAWFGILAEAPRSSDELIYANSANGFALISQRTETVQRMYFQCDPKENVADWDDGRIWAEFRSRVNGNGFELKEGPVLEKMVLPFRSFVQTPMRHGNLFLAGDAAHTVPPTGAKGLNLAINDVKVLFEGLDSHYNSGSDGLLETYSDRALDRVWKAQQFSYWMTTMLHTPADADDFSRARQLGELNSVVSSRHGRAYLAEAYTGWPTAAS; encoded by the coding sequence ATGGCACGAAAAATCATCACCACCCAGGTGGCCATCATGGGCGGCGGTCCCGCCGGACTCATGCTCTCCCACCTGCTGTATATGGCAGGCATCGACTCCACCGTGGTCGAGATCCGCAGCCACGAGCAAATCGCCCACACGGTCAGGGCCGGCATCCTGGAGCACGGCACCGTCAACCTGCTGGTGGACAGCGGTGTCTCGGACCGTGTGCTGCGCGACGGGGACCGGCACGACGGGATTGAGCTGCGCTTCAATGGCGAGAGCCACCGCATCGACTTCAAGGACCTGGTGGGGGAGTCCGTGTGGCTGTACCCGCAAACGGATGTGTTCCTGGACCTCGCCGCGCGCCGGAAGGACGACGGCGGCGACGTCCGCTACAGCGTCAGCGACACCTCGGTGCACGACCTCGAGGGCAAGCCGAAGGTCTGGTTCACCGACGCGGACGGCGCCGAGTTCGAAATCCAGGCCGACTTCCTGGTCGGCGCGGACGGTTCCCGCAGCCACTGCCGCACCCAGATCCCGGAAGCCAAGCGCAAGCGGTACTTCCATGAATACCCCTTCGCCTGGTTTGGCATCCTGGCCGAGGCGCCGCGCAGCTCGGATGAACTGATCTACGCCAACTCGGCCAACGGCTTCGCGCTGATCAGCCAGCGCACCGAGACTGTGCAGCGGATGTACTTCCAGTGCGACCCCAAGGAAAACGTGGCCGACTGGGATGACGGCCGGATCTGGGCCGAGTTCCGCAGCCGGGTCAACGGCAACGGCTTCGAGCTCAAGGAAGGGCCCGTCCTGGAAAAGATGGTCCTGCCGTTCCGCAGCTTCGTTCAAACCCCCATGCGGCACGGCAACCTGTTCCTGGCCGGCGACGCCGCACACACCGTCCCGCCCACCGGTGCCAAGGGCCTCAACCTGGCCATCAACGACGTCAAGGTCCTCTTCGAAGGCCTCGACAGCCACTACAACTCCGGCTCTGATGGGCTCCTGGAGACCTACAGCGACCGCGCCCTGGACCGGGTGTGGAAGGCGCAGCAGTTCTCCTACTGGATGACCACCATGCTGCACACCCCCGCCGACGCCGACGACTTCTCCCGCGCCCGCCAGCTCGGGGAACTGAATTCCGTGGTCTCCTCCCGGCACGGCAGGGCCTACCTCGCCGAAGCCTATACAGGCTGGCCCACCGCCGCTTCCTAA
- a CDS encoding TetR/AcrR family transcriptional regulator, which produces MPDRRNQLLDAALAVVADRGMKGLTHRAVDAAARVAEGTTSNYYRSRATLVAAVLERLLELDAALLAEQGPAGPPRSVEELANQLASLVLALAGRHAGLTRARLALSLDKPESVTAGHFRLVGGLEQALAALGVQDAGARARDVADYGDGVLLHLLTVRRDDAPDAAVIASAVRRLLAP; this is translated from the coding sequence ATGCCGGACCGCCGCAACCAACTGCTTGATGCCGCCCTGGCTGTGGTGGCGGACAGGGGGATGAAGGGCCTCACCCACCGGGCAGTTGACGCCGCAGCCCGGGTGGCCGAGGGAACCACCTCGAACTACTACCGGAGCCGCGCCACACTGGTTGCGGCAGTGCTGGAGCGGCTGCTGGAACTGGACGCAGCGCTCCTGGCCGAGCAGGGGCCGGCCGGCCCGCCCCGCAGCGTTGAGGAACTGGCAAACCAGTTGGCCTCGCTGGTCCTGGCACTTGCCGGACGGCATGCGGGGCTGACCCGCGCCCGGCTGGCCCTCTCCCTGGACAAGCCCGAATCGGTGACCGCCGGCCATTTCCGGCTGGTGGGCGGGCTGGAGCAGGCCCTGGCCGCGCTGGGAGTACAGGACGCGGGGGCCAGGGCCCGGGATGTGGCCGACTACGGCGACGGCGTCCTGCTCCATCTGCTGACCGTCCGGCGGGACGATGCTCCGGACGCTGCGGTGATCGCTTCGGCGGTCCGGCGGCTGCTGGCGCCGTAA
- a CDS encoding MFS transporter, with amino-acid sequence MSIPNTETTATSLEAAPGTADKPEKDGTQRRTAVRWKLFLLLLVLVSVNYIDRGSISVALPIIQKEFNLPPELVGLLLSAFFWTYALMQVPVGWLIDKFGPRKVMTASCIGWGAATAASGMAGGFLSMFIARLGIGVTEAGVMPAGGKLNAIWMHKSERGRGATILDAGAPLGAGLGGIIIAGLIASTGSWRWAFVIAGAATVLMGLAVWWYVRDNPRQHRGVNEAEASYIEASHAAEDAEAAMDGSKGKRGLLPYLKFRSFWAMCLGWLGFNGVFYGLLTWGPLYLAQAKGFDLKTIGWSTLVIFGAGFVGEIIGGTVADKWRASGASANLVMRTLLGISSAIVVAGLVGVTVVPDATTAVVLLSVVLFFLRWVGLFWSIPSILGGRTNAGVLGGAMNLSGNISGFVTPIVVGLIVGATGSYTWALLYFVGSAVIMGASVLTLNYNKRLPV; translated from the coding sequence GTGTCCATCCCAAACACTGAAACAACGGCCACATCCCTTGAGGCCGCTCCCGGCACCGCCGACAAACCCGAAAAGGACGGCACGCAACGACGCACTGCCGTCCGCTGGAAGCTCTTCCTGCTGCTCCTGGTCCTGGTCTCCGTCAATTACATCGACCGCGGTTCCATCTCCGTCGCCCTGCCCATCATCCAAAAGGAATTCAACCTGCCTCCCGAACTGGTGGGCCTGCTCCTTTCCGCCTTCTTCTGGACCTACGCCCTCATGCAGGTGCCGGTGGGCTGGCTGATCGACAAGTTCGGTCCCCGCAAGGTCATGACGGCTTCCTGCATCGGCTGGGGTGCTGCCACAGCGGCCTCCGGCATGGCGGGCGGCTTCCTCAGCATGTTCATCGCCCGGCTCGGCATCGGCGTAACAGAGGCAGGTGTGATGCCCGCCGGCGGCAAGCTCAATGCCATCTGGATGCACAAGTCCGAACGCGGCCGCGGCGCCACCATCCTGGACGCCGGCGCTCCCCTGGGAGCCGGCCTGGGCGGCATCATCATTGCCGGCCTCATCGCCTCCACGGGCAGCTGGCGCTGGGCCTTCGTCATCGCCGGCGCCGCCACCGTCCTCATGGGCCTGGCCGTCTGGTGGTACGTCCGGGACAACCCCCGCCAGCACCGCGGCGTCAATGAGGCCGAGGCCTCCTACATCGAAGCGTCGCACGCCGCCGAGGACGCCGAAGCAGCCATGGACGGCAGCAAGGGCAAGCGCGGCCTGCTTCCCTACCTCAAATTCCGCTCCTTCTGGGCCATGTGCCTGGGCTGGCTCGGCTTCAACGGCGTGTTCTACGGCTTGCTGACCTGGGGCCCGCTGTACCTGGCCCAGGCCAAGGGCTTCGACCTGAAGACCATCGGCTGGTCCACGCTGGTGATCTTCGGTGCCGGCTTCGTCGGCGAGATCATCGGCGGCACCGTCGCCGACAAGTGGCGCGCATCCGGCGCCTCCGCCAACCTGGTGATGCGGACCCTCCTCGGCATCTCCAGCGCCATCGTCGTGGCGGGCCTGGTGGGCGTGACCGTGGTCCCCGACGCCACCACCGCCGTGGTCCTGCTCTCCGTGGTCCTGTTCTTCCTGCGCTGGGTGGGCCTGTTTTGGAGCATCCCCTCCATCTTGGGCGGCCGCACCAACGCCGGCGTCCTGGGCGGAGCGATGAACCTCAGTGGCAACATCTCCGGCTTCGTCACCCCAATCGTCGTCGGCCTCATCGTGGGTGCCACCGGCTCCTACACCTGGGCGCTGCTGTACTTTGTGGGTTCCGCGGTGATCATGGGCGCCTCCGTCCTCACCCTGAACTACAACAAGCGGCTTCCTGTCTAA
- a CDS encoding MFS transporter — protein MSLAPTQHRSKWPVWLCWLAMVLDGFDLVVLGTVIPTLIKTHELGFDAVGATWAATISLVGVGAGALFIAPLSDRFGRRRLLVACVLWFSIFTIAVVFAPNVAVFCAFRLLAGLGLGACLPAALAYMNDYAPAGTAGKSTTRTMTGYHVGAVATAFLALMLIPDWRMMFIVGGLAGIALAPFLWFKLPETLPSAAASGAEGKEPAAARTGFRDLARKPYPLVALAIAAASFMGLLLVYGLNTWLPQLMAGAGYTVSTGLVLLLVLNVGAVVGLVIAGILADKHGTKKVVLLWFGLSALFLAVLSVKIQSELLLNLAVFVTGVFVFSAQVLVYAWVSQLFPAVLRATALGFAAGVGRLGAIMGPAVTGTLVAANIAYPWGFYVFAAAAAIAVLALIAVPHTIRAVREEAAAERP, from the coding sequence ATGTCACTTGCGCCCACTCAGCACCGTTCAAAGTGGCCAGTCTGGCTCTGCTGGCTGGCGATGGTCCTTGACGGCTTTGACCTGGTGGTCTTGGGTACCGTCATCCCCACGCTGATCAAGACCCATGAGCTTGGCTTCGATGCGGTGGGCGCCACGTGGGCCGCCACCATCTCGCTGGTCGGCGTTGGCGCCGGTGCCCTGTTCATTGCCCCGCTGTCTGACCGCTTTGGCCGGCGCCGCCTCCTGGTGGCCTGCGTCCTGTGGTTTTCGATCTTCACCATCGCCGTGGTGTTCGCGCCCAACGTTGCGGTGTTCTGCGCCTTCCGCCTCCTTGCCGGGCTGGGGCTGGGCGCCTGCCTTCCGGCCGCCCTGGCCTACATGAACGACTACGCTCCGGCAGGCACCGCCGGAAAATCGACCACCCGGACCATGACCGGCTACCACGTAGGCGCTGTGGCCACGGCCTTCCTTGCCCTGATGCTGATTCCGGACTGGCGGATGATGTTCATCGTGGGCGGCCTGGCGGGCATTGCCCTGGCACCCTTCCTGTGGTTCAAGCTCCCGGAGACCCTTCCCTCAGCGGCTGCCTCAGGGGCGGAAGGAAAAGAACCGGCCGCAGCCCGCACAGGCTTCCGCGACCTTGCCCGGAAGCCCTACCCCCTGGTGGCGCTGGCCATCGCGGCGGCTTCCTTCATGGGCCTGCTCCTGGTCTACGGCCTGAACACCTGGCTCCCGCAGCTGATGGCCGGCGCCGGGTACACCGTCAGCACCGGCCTGGTCCTCCTGCTGGTCCTGAATGTGGGCGCCGTGGTGGGCCTGGTCATCGCGGGAATCCTGGCCGACAAGCACGGCACCAAGAAGGTGGTGCTGCTGTGGTTCGGGCTCTCCGCGCTCTTCCTGGCGGTCCTGAGCGTCAAGATCCAAAGTGAACTGCTGCTCAACCTGGCAGTCTTTGTCACCGGCGTGTTCGTGTTCAGCGCGCAGGTGCTGGTTTATGCATGGGTCAGCCAGCTGTTCCCGGCAGTCCTCCGAGCCACCGCGTTGGGTTTCGCCGCCGGCGTGGGCCGGCTGGGTGCCATCATGGGCCCCGCCGTCACCGGAACGCTGGTAGCTGCCAACATTGCCTACCCCTGGGGCTTTTACGTCTTTGCGGCCGCTGCCGCCATCGCCGTGCTGGCGCTGATAGCAGTGCCGCACACCATCCGGGCAGTCCGGGAAGAAGCAGCCGCGGAACGCCCATGA
- a CDS encoding ACT domain-containing protein, whose translation MKHTPPHPSTKELRCEVCGQMPEPPKARLTVANVAVMLPIELLVHALVVEAHLPYVAKVLVLALTATVLVIWAEPSAARILLRWLHAPALRHRRQLVAAPSLWRARTLLRDRPGALQRITRALARLDSNILSIHVHPVPGGVLDEFVLSVPGHVGERELLDALHDGGGGSPHVWPTTALAMADGQTKALSLAARIAAAPDELPLAVAELLHARILPPSDAGSKGPDDGTHLKIPTAWHGPVTFSRPGEPFTPAESARAHRLAELAEITSYRPAASPTER comes from the coding sequence ATGAAGCACACCCCGCCCCACCCGTCCACCAAAGAACTGCGCTGCGAGGTCTGCGGCCAGATGCCGGAACCGCCCAAAGCCAGGCTGACCGTGGCGAACGTGGCCGTGATGCTGCCCATCGAGCTGCTGGTCCACGCCCTGGTGGTGGAAGCCCATCTACCTTATGTAGCCAAGGTGCTGGTGCTGGCCCTCACTGCCACGGTCCTGGTGATCTGGGCCGAGCCGTCAGCTGCCAGGATCCTGCTCCGCTGGCTGCATGCGCCGGCCCTGCGGCACCGCCGGCAACTGGTGGCGGCCCCGTCGCTCTGGCGGGCGCGGACGCTGCTGCGGGACCGGCCCGGCGCACTGCAGCGGATCACGCGGGCGCTGGCACGGCTGGACAGCAACATCCTCAGCATCCACGTCCACCCGGTCCCGGGCGGCGTCCTGGACGAGTTTGTCCTCTCGGTGCCGGGCCACGTGGGCGAACGGGAGCTTTTGGATGCGCTGCACGACGGCGGCGGCGGCAGTCCGCACGTCTGGCCCACCACCGCGCTGGCCATGGCGGACGGACAGACCAAGGCGTTAAGCCTCGCGGCGCGCATCGCTGCCGCCCCCGACGAACTGCCCCTGGCGGTGGCCGAGCTGCTGCACGCAAGGATCCTGCCGCCGTCGGACGCCGGCAGCAAAGGGCCCGACGACGGGACGCACCTTAAGATCCCCACGGCATGGCACGGGCCCGTCACCTTTTCCCGGCCAGGCGAACCGTTCACGCCGGCGGAGTCGGCTCGGGCCCACCGGCTGGCCGAACTGGCCGAGATTACGTCTTATCGGCCGGCCGCGTCCCCAACAGAACGTTGA
- a CDS encoding GntR family transcriptional regulator codes for MLTAEETQDKDRPLRETVRDTLRTRIFEGHYAPGTRLVERDLAAEFSVSRLPVREALRMLRQEGLISDRGARGAEVSSLSPKDVEDLFDVRQSLEVLACRLAAKRATREHLDYLKGLLDNAEAFLAKGSVMEAHRSNSEFHDAITRIADNNFLKSALEPLQGRMHWLFRHVSDLPELIREHRELYAAIASGDPDRAAAQSASHIGKYRDQFPEDFQKTEPEFHRKRK; via the coding sequence ATGCTGACCGCAGAAGAGACCCAGGACAAGGACCGCCCCCTCCGCGAAACCGTCCGGGACACCCTCCGCACCCGGATTTTCGAAGGACACTACGCTCCCGGCACGCGGCTGGTGGAACGCGACCTGGCCGCCGAGTTCTCCGTATCCCGGCTGCCGGTCCGCGAGGCCCTGCGCATGCTCCGCCAGGAAGGCCTGATCAGCGACCGCGGGGCCCGCGGGGCCGAAGTGAGCAGCCTCAGCCCCAAGGACGTCGAGGACCTTTTCGACGTCCGCCAGTCCCTGGAGGTGCTGGCCTGTCGGCTCGCCGCCAAGCGGGCCACCAGGGAGCACCTCGACTACCTCAAGGGCCTGCTGGACAACGCAGAGGCCTTCCTGGCCAAGGGGTCGGTGATGGAGGCACACCGTTCCAACAGCGAATTCCACGACGCCATCACGCGCATCGCGGACAACAACTTCCTCAAGTCCGCCCTGGAACCCCTCCAGGGGCGGATGCACTGGCTGTTCCGGCACGTCAGCGACCTGCCCGAACTCATCCGCGAACACCGCGAACTCTACGCAGCCATCGCCAGCGGCGACCCGGACAGGGCAGCCGCCCAGTCCGCTTCCCACATTGGCAAGTACCGGGACCAGTTCCCTGAGGACTTCCAAAAAACCGAACCAGAATTCCACCGGAAGAGAAAATGA
- a CDS encoding IclR family transcriptional regulator has translation MANSKSGDSVVDRIVRLISAFPQDVSALQLSDLAQRAGLPLTTTHRLVGQLAAHGLLEAAPGGMVRPGVRLWELVNRTSPTLALRQAAMPFMEDIQQVLHQNVNLAVLDGWEALFVERLSRRGSVANRAQVAGRMPVHISSAGLALMAHQDKMVQEEYLGRFTDPEGKVAADTVRALLAETSRQGYAQLKGVVDPDTWGIAVPVLNRRQRAVASLGVVVPLREMRLQALVPALQTAARGIARHMADS, from the coding sequence CTGGCCAACTCGAAATCCGGCGACTCGGTAGTGGACCGGATCGTGCGACTGATTTCCGCGTTCCCGCAGGACGTCAGTGCCCTGCAGCTGAGCGACCTCGCCCAGCGCGCCGGCCTGCCGCTCACCACCACGCACCGCCTGGTGGGCCAGCTTGCCGCCCACGGGCTGCTTGAGGCGGCGCCGGGCGGCATGGTCCGGCCCGGGGTCCGGTTGTGGGAACTGGTGAACCGTACTTCCCCCACCCTCGCCCTGCGCCAGGCGGCCATGCCGTTCATGGAGGACATCCAGCAGGTCCTGCACCAAAATGTGAACCTGGCCGTGCTGGACGGCTGGGAGGCGCTGTTCGTGGAGCGGCTCTCCAGGCGGGGCTCGGTGGCCAACCGCGCCCAGGTGGCAGGAAGGATGCCGGTGCACATCTCGTCCGCGGGGCTGGCGCTGATGGCCCACCAGGACAAGATGGTGCAGGAGGAGTACCTCGGGCGCTTTACCGACCCGGAAGGAAAAGTCGCCGCGGATACCGTCCGGGCACTGTTGGCCGAAACTTCCCGCCAGGGCTACGCCCAGCTCAAGGGCGTGGTGGATCCGGATACCTGGGGCATAGCCGTCCCGGTCCTGAACCGCAGGCAGCGCGCTGTGGCGTCGCTCGGCGTCGTGGTTCCCCTCCGTGAGATGCGCCTGCAGGCGCTGGTGCCCGCGCTGCAGACCGCCGCACGTGGCATCGCCCGGCACATGGCAGACTCCTGA
- a CDS encoding FUSC family protein, which yields MKMFAEMFTIGPGNKDHHPALRCAVGVFVPLTTLVLLGRLDLAIFASFGAFTGIYGRGEPHAVRFVLQLRAGLLMLLVMFLAALAARIGPAWGLDTATHTWLLVLATTLVAGACSVAISWLRLRPAGSLFHIFAFAAIASIPNQPPLWQGMLVAVLTTLFALLVGFSSRILPSHRTPWTRPPRIRRTPAEKRAAWLEGSGYLVAAGLAGTLATWAGSRLGFGHNYWAMVAAVVPLVGHTTQHRVRRGIQRIIGTVLGLLVLAAILLLGLQPWQTVLVMALCQFGAEMFIIRQYLLAQVFVTPLALISTLLVVPASPAYLLRDRIVETVIGAAVGIAVVLAPAVWRRVRRRQGRVATAA from the coding sequence GTGAAGATGTTTGCCGAGATGTTCACCATCGGCCCCGGCAACAAGGACCACCACCCGGCGCTTCGATGCGCGGTGGGCGTCTTCGTTCCCCTCACTACGCTGGTGCTGCTGGGCCGGCTGGACCTGGCAATCTTCGCGTCCTTCGGCGCCTTCACCGGAATCTACGGCCGCGGCGAACCGCATGCCGTCCGCTTTGTGCTGCAGCTGCGGGCCGGGCTGCTGATGCTGCTGGTGATGTTCCTGGCGGCGCTCGCGGCCCGCATCGGTCCCGCATGGGGCCTGGACACCGCCACCCACACCTGGCTCCTGGTCCTGGCCACCACGCTGGTGGCAGGCGCCTGTTCCGTCGCCATCTCCTGGCTGCGGCTGCGCCCGGCGGGATCGCTCTTCCACATCTTCGCGTTCGCCGCCATTGCGTCCATTCCGAACCAGCCGCCCCTGTGGCAGGGCATGCTGGTTGCCGTCCTCACCACGCTGTTCGCCCTGCTTGTCGGCTTCTCGTCCCGGATCCTTCCCAGCCACCGCACCCCGTGGACCAGGCCTCCGCGGATCCGTCGCACGCCCGCGGAGAAGCGCGCGGCGTGGCTTGAAGGGTCCGGCTACCTGGTGGCCGCAGGCCTCGCCGGCACGCTGGCCACCTGGGCCGGGTCCCGCCTGGGATTCGGGCATAACTACTGGGCCATGGTGGCCGCCGTTGTCCCCCTGGTGGGCCACACCACCCAGCACCGCGTGCGCCGCGGCATCCAAAGAATCATCGGCACTGTCCTGGGCCTGTTGGTCCTGGCGGCGATCCTGTTGCTGGGCCTTCAGCCCTGGCAGACAGTGCTGGTCATGGCGCTGTGCCAGTTTGGTGCCGAAATGTTCATCATCCGCCAGTACCTGCTGGCCCAGGTGTTCGTCACACCCCTGGCGCTGATCTCCACGCTCCTGGTGGTACCCGCCTCGCCTGCTTACCTCCTGCGCGACCGCATCGTCGAGACCGTCATTGGTGCCGCCGTCGGCATAGCGGTGGTGCTGGCACCTGCCGTATGGCGCCGTGTGCGGCGCAGGCAGGGACGGGTTGCGACGGCGGCCTGA
- a CDS encoding FAD-dependent monooxygenase has protein sequence METITIVGGGIAGLALAAALDTSRFQVTVHEKRPELPAVGNALGMWPNAQRALARLGILDEARAVSPVLGSGSVRNAQGEPWVTVDAGGMFGISRVDLLRLLDAAVPATVRRVTDTVQAVPADGSLVVGADGVHSMVRRAAWGGATEARLTPYLALRGTLPTPVGPDEVGEYWGRGDLFGMAAARGGSFWYASYRSELGPYGIDPASVLEQARARFANHAPAIRRTLAAATPEECLVQRLWTVPRLGSYVSGRRVLIGDAAHAMMPTLGRGACESLVDAVTLADLLNTLPEDQALRAYSRQRRLRTRAVSVASSALGRIALADRAQPLRDRVLNLARRRTARAAVGSTSGG, from the coding sequence ATGGAAACGATCACGATCGTTGGTGGCGGAATCGCCGGCCTCGCCCTCGCCGCGGCGTTGGATACCAGCCGTTTCCAGGTGACCGTCCATGAGAAACGCCCGGAACTGCCCGCCGTGGGCAACGCGCTGGGCATGTGGCCAAACGCCCAGCGGGCGCTGGCGCGCCTCGGAATCCTGGATGAGGCACGGGCGGTCAGCCCGGTGCTCGGCAGCGGCTCGGTCCGCAACGCCCAGGGGGAGCCGTGGGTGACCGTCGACGCGGGCGGGATGTTCGGCATTTCCCGGGTCGACCTCCTGCGGCTGCTGGATGCAGCCGTGCCCGCAACCGTCCGCAGGGTCACGGACACGGTGCAGGCAGTCCCCGCGGACGGCAGCTTGGTGGTAGGCGCCGACGGTGTCCACAGCATGGTCCGACGTGCGGCTTGGGGCGGGGCCACCGAAGCACGCCTCACGCCGTACCTTGCCCTCCGCGGCACCCTTCCTACTCCAGTCGGCCCGGATGAGGTAGGCGAATACTGGGGCCGCGGCGACCTGTTCGGGATGGCCGCCGCCCGGGGAGGCTCCTTTTGGTATGCGAGTTACCGGTCCGAACTCGGCCCCTACGGGATAGATCCCGCGTCAGTCCTCGAGCAGGCAAGGGCTCGCTTCGCCAACCACGCCCCTGCCATCCGGCGCACGCTTGCCGCAGCCACGCCGGAGGAATGCCTGGTCCAGCGACTTTGGACGGTTCCGCGCCTTGGCTCCTACGTCAGCGGCAGGAGGGTGCTCATTGGAGACGCCGCACACGCCATGATGCCCACGCTGGGCCGCGGGGCCTGCGAATCGCTGGTGGACGCGGTCACGCTTGCAGACCTCCTCAACACCCTGCCCGAGGACCAGGCGCTGCGGGCCTACAGCCGGCAGCGGAGGCTGCGCACCCGTGCCGTGAGCGTGGCCTCGTCAGCGCTGGGACGGATTGCGCTCGCCGACCGTGCCCAGCCGCTGCGGGACCGGGTGCTCAACCTCGCCCGACGGCGGACCGCACGGGCCGCCGTCGGCAGCACCTCCGGCGGTTGA
- a CDS encoding aspartate/glutamate racemase family protein, with protein sequence MKLLVINPNISADVTALIESEALRSASPGSDLLVRTAGHGVEYIETRFESLVAAGAVAEIIAEHTRPGADPVDAVVVAAFGDPGMPALKELADVPVIGITEAALCAAALQGHRFSIIAISDRIKPWYRECVEQFGLAGRLASIRSINDSLTSIASVQQDFRETLLALSRQAVAEDGADVVILAGAPLAGLARELKGQIPVPVVDGISAGIRMAEAVAALQSGTHRAGAFAPPPAKDRKGLSGNLDAALAARQEHAGTPQPAA encoded by the coding sequence ATGAAACTCCTGGTCATCAACCCCAACATCAGTGCCGATGTCACCGCACTGATCGAATCCGAAGCGCTGCGGTCCGCCTCCCCCGGCAGCGACCTGCTGGTCCGGACGGCCGGCCACGGCGTGGAGTACATCGAAACCCGCTTCGAATCCCTCGTCGCCGCCGGCGCCGTGGCGGAAATCATCGCCGAACACACCCGCCCCGGAGCAGACCCGGTGGACGCCGTGGTGGTCGCAGCGTTCGGCGATCCCGGCATGCCGGCCCTCAAGGAACTGGCTGACGTTCCCGTCATCGGCATCACCGAGGCCGCCCTGTGCGCGGCAGCCCTGCAGGGCCACCGCTTCTCCATCATCGCCATCTCGGACCGGATCAAACCCTGGTACCGGGAATGCGTGGAGCAGTTCGGTCTGGCCGGCCGGCTGGCCTCCATCCGTTCCATCAACGACTCCCTGACCAGCATCGCCTCGGTCCAGCAGGACTTCCGGGAAACCCTGCTGGCACTGAGTCGGCAGGCCGTGGCGGAGGATGGTGCCGACGTCGTCATCCTTGCCGGCGCCCCCCTGGCAGGCCTGGCCCGCGAACTCAAGGGACAGATTCCCGTGCCCGTGGTTGACGGCATTTCCGCCGGCATCCGCATGGCGGAGGCCGTGGCTGCCCTGCAGTCCGGAACCCACCGCGCCGGCGCCTTCGCCCCGCCCCCGGCCAAGGACCGCAAAGGCCTGTCCGGCAACCTGGACGCGGCCCTCGCCGCCCGCCAAGAGCACGCCGGCACCCCGCAGCCCGCCGCCTAA